The following are encoded together in the Kribbella sp. CA-293567 genome:
- a CDS encoding P-loop ATPase, Sll1717 family encodes MDAQRVVQSISLGSRVAEEERDDLSTYFVETENWRKVYQGEADVIFAPKGGGKSAIYSMLMARENDFFDRGILLATAENPSGGTAFAEVEKEPPTSEAEFIGLWKIYFLTIVAQTLADYDLTSDPAMRLLAKLEEAGLLPPSTAGRRQLVRRAMDYVKTFFRPPASIEATMSVDPSTGAPMFVPKITFVEPSTEQRQAGSLFVDELFDLAEQALYDADASIWILLDRLDIAFADSAKLETNALRALFRVYRDLQTRRNIDLKIFLRSDIWESITREGFREASHITRDLRIEWNENTLLRLAVQRLLSSDQLRSHYGVDQQKVLSDIEQQRAFFYEVYPPQIDQGSKKPATIDWCLSRTKDGTGHNAPRELIHLLSEARNSQLNRFETGQAAPEGGTVFDRQAFKEALPTVSKVRLTQTLYAEHPSLRSYIEKLEGQKTRHNVPSLAAIWGATDAEAEKVAEQLVVIGLFEPRLNDFWVPFMYRPALAMVQGSAEGVVLADDE; translated from the coding sequence GTGGACGCTCAGCGGGTTGTGCAATCGATCTCCCTGGGTTCGCGGGTGGCGGAGGAGGAGCGGGACGATCTGTCCACCTACTTCGTCGAGACCGAGAACTGGCGCAAGGTCTACCAGGGGGAGGCGGACGTGATCTTCGCGCCGAAGGGCGGCGGGAAGAGCGCGATCTACTCGATGCTGATGGCGCGGGAGAACGACTTCTTCGACCGCGGCATCCTATTGGCGACCGCCGAGAACCCTAGTGGCGGGACTGCCTTCGCAGAGGTCGAGAAGGAACCGCCGACTTCCGAGGCTGAGTTCATCGGACTGTGGAAGATCTACTTCCTGACGATCGTTGCGCAGACGCTGGCGGATTACGACCTCACGAGCGACCCGGCGATGCGGTTGTTGGCGAAACTCGAGGAGGCGGGCCTCCTGCCGCCAAGCACGGCGGGCCGCCGCCAACTAGTGCGCAGGGCCATGGACTACGTCAAGACCTTCTTCCGGCCGCCCGCGTCGATCGAGGCGACGATGAGCGTCGACCCGAGCACCGGCGCGCCCATGTTCGTCCCCAAGATCACCTTCGTTGAACCGAGCACGGAGCAACGGCAGGCCGGCTCGCTCTTCGTCGATGAACTGTTCGATTTGGCAGAGCAGGCGCTTTACGATGCTGACGCGTCCATCTGGATCTTGCTGGACCGGCTGGACATCGCCTTCGCCGACTCGGCCAAGCTAGAAACCAACGCACTGCGTGCACTGTTTCGGGTCTACCGCGACCTTCAGACCAGGCGCAACATCGATCTGAAGATCTTCCTGCGGTCGGACATCTGGGAGTCGATAACGAGGGAAGGCTTCCGGGAGGCGAGCCACATAACGCGCGACCTGCGCATCGAGTGGAACGAGAACACGCTGCTGCGGCTGGCGGTGCAACGCCTCCTGAGCAGTGACCAACTTCGGTCACACTACGGGGTCGACCAGCAGAAGGTTCTGTCCGACATCGAGCAGCAGCGAGCCTTCTTCTACGAGGTGTACCCGCCACAGATCGATCAGGGGAGCAAGAAGCCCGCGACGATCGATTGGTGTCTCTCTCGCACGAAAGACGGAACCGGGCACAACGCTCCGCGCGAACTGATCCACCTGCTTTCGGAGGCCCGGAACAGTCAGTTGAACAGGTTTGAGACAGGGCAAGCGGCTCCCGAGGGCGGCACGGTGTTCGACCGTCAGGCGTTCAAGGAGGCGCTTCCGACCGTCTCCAAGGTGCGCCTGACCCAGACGCTTTACGCGGAGCACCCAAGCCTGCGCTCCTACATCGAGAAACTTGAAGGCCAGAAGACACGCCACAACGTGCCAAGTTTGGCAGCGATCTGGGGTGCGACGGACGCGGAGGCCGAGAAAGTGGCCGAACAACTGGTTGTCATCGGCCTCTTCGAGCCGAGGCTCAACGACTTCTGGGTGCCGTTCATGTACCGGCCCGCTCTGGCGATGGTTCAGGGTTCGGCCGAGGGCGTCGTATTGGCAGACGACGAGTAG